The genomic DNA CGCCCATTCACCGGACAGCAGGCTCTCGGTCGCACCATCGCATACTGCTGCTGTGACGCATCCTTCGAGCAAGGTGTCGTACGGCTCGTGAGGAAGGACGGAGACGGCGTCCTCACACTCCTCGCGGGTGATCCCGGCTTTGGGCATGACGAAACGAGTGACGTACAGACCTTTGCGGCTCACCGCAGTTCGGTGGCACGGGTGCCGATGTCCAGGAACTGCACGACCGAAGTGATGTCGGCGTTGTACACAAATCCTCGCGTGTACTCGCTGACCGCGTGTCCTTGCGATGCCGCGTAGGAGCGCATATGGCTCGGCAGCGTGCTGGACATCGCGAAGAGCTGGCGCGCGTAGGCGTCGGGCAGTCCTGCCTCAGAGTCGGGGAAGGCCGTCGGCTCGCCTCCGGAGTCGGACACATGCAGGTTGAAGAGGAGGACACCGCCGTCAGCGGTGGCGTGGGAGGTGACTTCGTCAGAACCCTCGGTGGGGTCACCGTCGTTGGCCTCGCCGTCCGTGAGGTTGAGGACGATGGGAGGGAAGCAGCCCGGGTAGCGGTGTACCCAGTCTCGTACCAACTGCGCCGTATAGCGCAGAGCGCGGTTCATGGGAGTCCCGCCGTGCGCCACCGGATCCATCCAGACGGGAAACTTCACGTGGGTCTCCACGAGCCCTCCGGCACCGTCCGGTACTTTCTTGATCCGCTCCTCCATGCGGGCCGGGTAGTCCGCAACCTGGCTGAGCGGTACCAGGTCGCGGCCCGCGAGTTCGCCTACGAAAGCGGAGCCGACCGTGGAGCCGTACCCGATCACGGCCACATGGAAGTAGTCCCGCACGCCCTCTTCCTTCGCGCACTTCACGGATAGCTCGGTCAGCAGTCGGTTGATGGCGTCGGCCACGACGTCGGCCTTGCGGTGGGTGGCACTCCCATCACCGATCGGGTCGGTCATGGAGGTGGACTGGTCCACGAGGAAGACGATCGCAGTGGGGTTGGCGCGACTGATTTCGGCGGTGTAGGGCATGGCAGAGCTCCGTGGACTGCGTGACGTGGTCACGGGCGGCGAGGGGGAACGACGATCGACTGGCACCGGGAGACGGCTGGACACCTCGGCGGGGGCACGTTTCGCATCCGTGGAGAAGGGTTCCTCCGCGGACGCGGCCGAGCTCACGATCCACCCTTCCCGGTCAGGGCAAGGGTCGTACTGACCAGTGTGGAGATCAGCATGACGATGCCGCCGAGGCTGGCAAGGCCGGTCACTGGGCTGGCGAAGAGCTGCGCCATGCAGCTTCGAAGCCTGGGGTGCACGAAGAACGTCCGTGTGCGCTGCCACTTGTGCTGCTGTAGGTGGCAGCCGCGCATGACGCCTCTTGCATTGTTGCGGCAGGGCCTGCCTCCGGCACGAATCGCGGCACCGCATGGGTTGGGGGCCTGAAAGAGAAACCACAGCAGGCTGAGTGCCGAGAGGGCTGCAATTCCACCAGGGCCGAAATCGGAGGTCAACCAGCCGGTAATCGCCAGGACTAACGCGATCAGGCCCCAGTAGGGAAGGATTTTCTTCACCATGATCGAGAATAGTATAGCTGCCAATTCCCCTGCACAAGGCGTCAATCGGAGCATAACGTGCGCTCTCTCGCCCCTGGGGAGCAAGTGATGACTCGCAGTGGTCAGTCGGCTTGGTGTCTCGCCTCAACACGGTGACCACGCTTGACTTGATGCAGACGGGACCTCTGCGCCTGGTCTCCTCAGCCACGGCTTCCGCGAGTGGCCGGTGACGGTGCCAACAGACTTGCCTCAATAGGTATATGGACATCGGCGAGCTGGCGTGTCCTCCGAGGCCGGAGGACTGGGTGCGCGTCGTCGTGCTGGTCTCTCGACCGGCGTTGTGTCGATGCCTCGCCCGCCATACGGCAACGCCGCCGGGTCGCAGGAGCGGAACCAGCGATCCGACGTCCGCATGGCGCCGGGAGGTGCCGTTCTCGACAGGTGCCGTTCCCGGACTGGGCGGTGCGTCATCTGGTCCGGCGCAACCGAGCGGCGCCGCGGCCTGCGATGTGGCGTGCCTGCTCGGCGAAGACGGCCTTTCGGGTGGTGCATCCCTTCGTCGGGCATGCCCAGTACCAGTAGTGGTCCTTTTTGTCGGAAAGCGAACGCCGTAGCTCTGTCGGAATCGCGCACGTGCCGCATACAGGTGGGCGGCTGAAGACTTCGGCGTTCTCGTGTTCCAGTAGGCTTCGGGCGTAGCGCGCGCTGCTGTGACGGGTCATGATCTCGCGGCGGGTCTGGTGCGAGAGAGTGTTCAGACTTCCCAGGAAGACGGTTCGCTCGTCAACGATCATGATCTTCTGATGCATGTCGTGGACGTGGACGACCTGCTGCACCGCTGCCTTGAGCGCCGGCAGTATCATGGCGAAGTCGGCTGCCTTCTGCGGGTCCTTGTGGTTGAGGCTATTGCGAACGAGCGAGTCCCGGTTGCCGACCACGAACACCGTTGTCCGGACGCCTCTGGATGTCGCATCGCGAAGATAGGGAAGCAACGTTCTCTGTCGTTTCCCGTACCAGGGCGACCACAGCCAGATGGAATGGCGGGCTTCGGCGATCGCCTGGAGGGCCGCGGGGAAGTACGAGTGCTCGTCGTAGACGGCCTCCCACTTGAGATGGCCCTGAAAAGCCTCCCAGACCTCTTGATGCAATTCCCTCGTATCCGGTGGCAGTTCATCGGGTTCGAGACCGAGGTACTGGGCCGCACGCAGGCCCTTGACCAGCGGGTCGCGGCCTTCGACGGCGAGGTCGTGCAGGGCGGTGAGCACCGTCCCGGGCTTGGCCTGCCGCAGTGATCGCCAACTGGTGACGACGTAGACGCGGCGCCGGGCACGGCTCACCCCGACGTTCAGCAAGCGGGCGCCGTCTCGGGCGAACGGTTTGTCGCTGTCCAGTTTGCCGCTCATAGCCCATCCGGGCTGGATGCCGTCCTCCACCAGGTCCATGATCACGATGTCGAACTCGCGGCCCTGGAACCTGTGTGCGGTGCCGACGTCGACAGAGGCCGGGTGACGGGTGCTGTCCTGGTCGTCGAGGTAGTCCCGGGTGGCGTCCACCTGCGCGCGATACGGCGTGATGACGCCCACGCTCTCCCCCTGCCCGCGGTGGTGTTCGGCGAGCGCGGCGGAGACGACGCTTCCTCCCGTCCACCAACGGCCGCTACCGGACTTCGGCTTGCGGACCAGCCCTAGCCCGTCGTCGTCGGCCAGCTCGTCGGTGGTCACCAGGACGATCTCGGCGTCCCCACTGTGCACCCGACCAGGAGAGATTCGCAGATGGCCGCCATATGCGATGCGGTTCACCAACTCCACGATGTGCGGGCCGAAGCGATGCGTGGTCAGGAGCGCGGCGCAGGCAGGGTGCGCCAGGGCGCTGTCCGGTGTCTGGATGCCGACCTGCGCGAAGCAGTCGGTCGTAAGCCAGCGCCGGAGGTGCCCCTGCCCTGGTCCGTCCAGAGGTGGGATGGGGCCGAGCTGGCAGAAGTCCCCCAGCAGTACCGCCGTCTCCCTGGCTTTGGACAGGGCCACGACCAGCTCGGGAAGGCGAGCGGCGGCTGCCTCGTCGATGAGCACCACGTCGTAGCTGCCCTCAGCGACGGACTTGTTCAGTCGCAGTCGGGCCAGCGTGGTGGCGACGAGTTTCGCCCCGCGGATCAGTTCCGGCTCGGCTTCGGACTGGAGGCGCGCCAGGCGTTTCAGGAGAGCTTCGTGTCGATTCTCCAGTTCCTCGCGCTGCTTGACCAGCGGTTCCGCTTCGGTGCGCAGTGCTTTCATCTGACGCGAAATCCGGGGCAGCTGGTGTCGTTCGGCGGAGGCAACGAGCGTACGTTCTTCTTCCGTCGGGCCGGGCAGTGCCACAGCGGCCGCGCGCCGGCTCACGGCACCTTCTTCCGCGGCCCGGACCGAACCCAGATGCCGGTCCGCGTCCTCCGCCTGGGTCCGGCGTAGGGCGACCTCATGGTCCAAGCGCTGTAGCTCGGCGTCGTCGACGGGGTACGCGGTTTGCCGAAGGCCGGCGATTCGGGGCTTCGCGCTGGCTGCGAAGGCATTCCGGTCGCTCTCGAGGTCTTGCCGTCGGCGGAGTTCAGCGTTCAATGCGTGTTCGAGTGCGGTGACGCGATCGTCGAGGCGCGCGTACTCCTTCTTGTCGCGCCGGCGTATGCGGCCCGAATCGTTCCGCAGGGCGTCCCGTTCGGCCGCGGCAGCGGAGAGGCGATCTTCCAGGCCGTGCTGCTGGGCACGAGCCCGCTGTATCACGAGATCGAGGTCATCGAGTTCCGCGGCGAGAGCGGCCGCGGCATGCAGCGCTTCGCGCTGTGCGGCGACCCTCTTGTGGTCTGTCAGTGCCTGATCCAGTGCACGCTCCGCAGCGGTAAGGGCGGCTGTGCCACGGCGGTTCCGCTCCTGCCACTCCGCGATCCGGTCATCGGCCTGCCGGACGGCCGTCTCGTTGGCCAGGCGTTCCAGGGCCTGCTGGTAGGCCGCCTCGTCGAATCCGCTGAGGCGCTCCTCCAACTCTGCGAGACCTCGCAGCACCGGGTGGGCTATCAGTTCGAGGAGATCGGTCTCCGTCTCCTCGCGCTCCTGGACCGCATCCTCCAGCTTCGCTCTTACTAGTAGTGACAGCGAGACCCGGGGGTTGTTGGCGACGGACGCCAAGTGCGGTGTGCCCACGCGCAGCAGTTCTCCGGGGGGTGGATTCCGCAGAGAGACTGCTCCCTGCAAGGCGTTGTCGACCGCCACGTTGGTGCCCGAGACGAGCAGCACACGCGCGCCGCGGGTCACGTG from Streptomyces sp. CMB-StM0423 includes the following:
- a CDS encoding AAA domain-containing protein gives rise to the protein MPRWLDEMTEAVSRLVRPGATQGRGRQAALGAVAYIEPGWYALPTTNRTVDPDNLTDLRLAASPDEAANGTAYQVIDCVAEAERLRIRVGAHAPRSGLSLFATQRPAGYLDQSLLDALRTLGEPGLASRFIENRLHPVDTTGADQGPFQGAQADAFRACTRPGTALVWGPPGTGKTTVLARVIDHHVTRGARVLLVSGTNVAVDNALQGAVSLRNPPPGELLRVGTPHLASVANNPRVSLSLLVRAKLEDAVQEREETETDLLELIAHPVLRGLAELEERLSGFDEAAYQQALERLANETAVRQADDRIAEWQERNRRGTAALTAAERALDQALTDHKRVAAQREALHAAAALAAELDDLDLVIQRARAQQHGLEDRLSAAAAERDALRNDSGRIRRRDKKEYARLDDRVTALEHALNAELRRRQDLESDRNAFAASAKPRIAGLRQTAYPVDDAELQRLDHEVALRRTQAEDADRHLGSVRAAEEGAVSRRAAAVALPGPTEEERTLVASAERHQLPRISRQMKALRTEAEPLVKQREELENRHEALLKRLARLQSEAEPELIRGAKLVATTLARLRLNKSVAEGSYDVVLIDEAAAARLPELVVALSKARETAVLLGDFCQLGPIPPLDGPGQGHLRRWLTTDCFAQVGIQTPDSALAHPACAALLTTHRFGPHIVELVNRIAYGGHLRISPGRVHSGDAEIVLVTTDELADDDGLGLVRKPKSGSGRWWTGGSVVSAALAEHHRGQGESVGVITPYRAQVDATRDYLDDQDSTRHPASVDVGTAHRFQGREFDIVIMDLVEDGIQPGWAMSGKLDSDKPFARDGARLLNVGVSRARRRVYVVTSWRSLRQAKPGTVLTALHDLAVEGRDPLVKGLRAAQYLGLEPDELPPDTRELHQEVWEAFQGHLKWEAVYDEHSYFPAALQAIAEARHSIWLWSPWYGKRQRTLLPYLRDATSRGVRTTVFVVGNRDSLVRNSLNHKDPQKAADFAMILPALKAAVQQVVHVHDMHQKIMIVDERTVFLGSLNTLSHQTRREIMTRHSSARYARSLLEHENAEVFSRPPVCGTCAIPTELRRSLSDKKDHYWYWACPTKGCTTRKAVFAEQARHIAGRGAARLRRTR
- a CDS encoding vWA domain-containing protein — translated: MPYTAEISRANPTAIVFLVDQSTSMTDPIGDGSATHRKADVVADAINRLLTELSVKCAKEEGVRDYFHVAVIGYGSTVGSAFVGELAGRDLVPLSQVADYPARMEERIKKVPDGAGGLVETHVKFPVWMDPVAHGGTPMNRALRYTAQLVRDWVHRYPGCFPPIVLNLTDGEANDGDPTEGSDEVTSHATADGGVLLFNLHVSDSGGEPTAFPDSEAGLPDAYARQLFAMSSTLPSHMRSYAASQGHAVSEYTRGFVYNADITSVVQFLDIGTRATELR